The genomic DNA GCGCTCCACTCGGCGGTCCGCTCGGGCGACCACGACGCCTGGGAGGAGTACGCCGCCCACGTGAACGACCCCGCGGAGCCGGAGGCGCTGCGGGACACGCTCACCTTCGCCGGCGACCGCGACCCGGTGCCGATCGCGGAGGTGGAACCCGTCTCGGAGGTCGTCCAGCGATTCTCCACGGCCGCGATGTCGCTCGGGTCGCTGTCGCCGGAGGCCCACGAGACGAACGCCCAGGCGATGAACCGGATTGGCGGTAAGTCGAACACGGGCGAGGGCGGCGAACCGCCCGAGCGGTTCGACACGGAACGCGAGTGTCACGTCAAACAGGTCGCCTCCGGGCGGTTCGGCGTCACCGCGGCGTACCTGCGGGCCGCCGACGAGATCCAGATCAAGATGGCGCAAGGGTCGAAACCCGGCGAGGGCGGCCACCTCCCCGGCAGCAAGGTGAACGACCTGATCGCACACGTCCGGTGTTCGACACCCGGCGTCGGGCTGATCTCGCCGCCGCCACAACACGACATCTACTCGATCGAGGACCTCAAGCAGTTGATCTACGACCTGAAGGCGATCAACCCGGACGCGGACGTGAACGTCAAGTTGGTCGCCGGCACCGGGATCGGTACCATCGCGGCCGGGGTGGCGAAGGCGAACGCCGACGCGGTCCACGTCTCCGGGCACTCCGGGGGTACCGGGGCGTCCCCGCGGACGAGCATCAAACACGCCGGGCTCCCGTGGGAGATCGGGCTCGCGGAGACGAACCAACTGCTCCACGAGACGGACCTGCGCGACCGCATCCGCGTCTCCGTCGACGGCGGACTCAAGACGGGCCGCGACGTGGCTGTCGGGGCGCTGTTGGGAGCCGAGGAGTTCGCCTTCGGCACCGCGTCGCTCGTCTCCTCGGGGTGTGTGATGGCCCGACAGTGTCACCAGAACACCTGTCCAGTCGGCGTCGCGACACAGCGCGAGGAGTTACGCGAGCGATTCCCCGGAGAACCGGACCACGTGATCGAGTTCATGCGGTTCGTCGCGCAGGACCTCCGCGAGATCATGGCCGAGTTGGGCTTCCGGACGGTCGACGAGATGGTCGGCCGCCCCGACTGTCTGGAGCCGCGTGAGGACCTCACCGGGCGGGCGGCGACGCTGGACCCGAGCGCGGTGCTCGCGGACCCCGTCGGCGACCCCGTGCCGGACGAGACGGACGCACCGACCGGCGACACGCCGACGGCGGCGGACGGCGGGACGGCGCGGACGAAGGTCCAGCCCCAGCCGCGGCCGACGGACAGGCTCCTGGACCGGCTCTGTCCCGACCTCGCGGAGCGCGTCGCGGCCGGCGAAGAGACGACGATCACCGGCCGCGTCGACAACGCGGACCGGGCGGTTGGCGCGACCCTGTCAGGGCGCGTCGTCGACGAACACGGCGGCGACGGGCTCGCGGACGACACCGTCTCGGTGAATCTGACCGGGGCAGCCGGCCAGTCGTTCGGGGCGTTCCTCGCACCCGGCGTCACCGCGCGGGTGACCGGCACCGCGAACGACTACGTCGCGAAGGGACTCTCCGGTGGACGCGTGATCGTCGAGACGCCAGAGGACGCGGGGTACGATCCAGCGACGAACGTCGCGATCGGCAACGTGGCGCTGTACGGCGCGACGGACGGGGAGTTGTACGTCGAGGGTGTCGCGGGCGAGCGGTTCGCGGTCCGCAACTCCGGCGTCCGAGCCGTCGTGGAAGGGGCCGGGGACCACTGCTGTGAGTACATGACGGGCGGCGTCGTAGCGGTGTTGGGCGCGGTCGGGCGCAACTTCGCGGCCGGCATGTCCGGCGGCGTCGCGTACGTCTACGATCCGGACGGCACCGCAGAGAGACGTGTCAACCGCTCGATGGTGTCGACGAGTCGGTCGCTGTCGGACCGCGACCGCGCGGTCCTCCGGCGGCTCGTCGAGAACCACGCCGCCCACACCGGCAGCGAGCGTGCCGCGGAACTGCTCGACGACTGGGAGACGGTCGTCGACGACTTCCTCCGCGTGTTACCGGACCCGTACGCCGACGTACTGGCGGCCGGCGACGCCGAGGACGTGCGGACCGACCTGCCGTCGCGGGTGGCGAGCGACGCCGAGGGCGGCTTCGGGAGCGCGCCGGGCGACGACTGAGCCGCGTCGCGGGCGCTGTCCCTCCCGGACCTCTGGTCCCCGAAGGCACTTACCACCACCAGTCGAGTCGCCGGACGTGCGACGACGAGCCCTCCTCGCGTCGACGGCAGCCACGCTCGCCACGACGGCGGGGTGTCTGTCCGGCGAGACGCGCCGCGCCACCGCGGACGAACAGACACGGACGGATCAGGGGCAGACGAGTCGAGACCGGACGAGGCAGACCCAGACCGCCCGGACCGACCTCCCCGTCGCGGCGGCACGCGTCAGGACCTCGATTCGGTGGGTCCACACCGTGGACGCCGTCGAAGTCTCGGCACCCGACAACGACGCCTTCGTCGCCGTCCGCGTCCCCGAGGCGTTGCGTGGGCCGGAGCCGGACGCGTTCGAACTCCGACTCGAGGACACCGTCTACAGAAGTGTGGACAACGGAGTAAGCTAACCCACCGCTAAAGGGGTGGGCTTTCAGCGTGGACTCCCGTTCTGGCTGACACGTCGGCAGGTGATTCATACTCACCGTTCACGTTCAGCGTCCCGCTGTTCAAGCGCACGCCTACGGGTGCGCCTCCGTCGCTCTCAGTTTGAGTGCCACGGAGATACCGCAAACCGATGTTTTTTGCTGCGTTGTAGTCAGCGTCGTTCTGATACTCGCACTTGAGACACTCGAAGTCCGTTCCGTCCCGGTTGTCGGGGTGTGTGAACCCACACTCAGAACAGCGCCGTGACGTGTTCTTCGGGTTCACCTGTTCGACACACAATCCGTACGCCTCGGCCTTGTACTCGACGTACTCGTATAGGCGGTCGAACGCCCACTTGTGGCCCCACGAGGCACCAGTCCGTTCACGGATGTCGGTCAACTCCTCGAAGGCAATCACCGTACACCCGGTCTCACGAGCCTCTGCGACCAGTTCGTTGCTGATACGATGGAGGGTCTGTGTGAATCGTCCCTCCTCTTTCCGTCCGACTGACTGGATGTTCTCGTGTGCCCACCGCGTCCCGTGTTCTTGCAGGTCACCCCGGCGTTTCTCGTATTCTCGTCGCCAGTGGTCGAACTCGTCACCACTCCAGAACCGGCCCGTACTGGTGACGGCAAGCTGGTTCACGCCGAGGTCAACCCCGAGAACCGTTCCGTTCTCGGTGGTTGCCTGGGTCGACGTGTCGATCTCCACGTCTGCTGTGCAACAGATGTGAAGTTGCCACTCACCGTGCTTTCGGTGGAGTTCCGCGCTGGTAATCTCGTAGTCGTCGTTGAAGAGGTACTTCTGATGGGGCGTGTTCTCCGAGTTCTCGGGGAGTACGTAGTCGGCTTCGATTCGCCCGTCGACGGTAGCGAGACTCACGTAGTCGTCGTGGAACGTGGCTGTTCGAGACTCGTACACGAGGTGGGGGCTAGTGAAATGTGGTTTCGAGGCCTTCTTGCCCTGTTTCCAGCGTTTGACAACGCCGTTGCACGCTTCAGCAGCTTTGTTGCGGGATGACTGGACGTGATTCGAGTGGAGGTCAGTAGCCTCACGGACATCGTCGTATGTCTCGTCATTGAGCGTGGTCTTGCTGGTGGTGACGTACTCGCCTTGGAAGGCGTGGTCGGTGACGTACTGCGCTGCCCAGAGGAACTGGTCGATGGTCTCTTCGAGAAGTGCAGCGTCGGGACTGTCCACATCAAGCGTGACTGGGACAGTTCGGCGCACTTCCATATCTCATATGTATAGCCGTTTACTCATATATATTTGGGAGTCAGCTAGTTGCCGTACGGTGGTTAGTCCACTACTCGTGTCGGCTTCCTCCCACCCCTAAAGAGGTGGGTTTCCGCCTCGCTCCGCTATGAGTTGGACGGCCATGCCGGTCGTGGGAGAGTGGTACGGCCGCGAGTCCGGCGGGAGCTGGATCTTCTTCGACGTGACGGCCACGGACACGGCGACCGCGACCCCGGACCAGGGGACGGCGCCCGCGGCCACGCTCGTCGCCCCGGACGGGAGCCGAGCGCGAGTGCCCGGCGAGCGGCTCCGTCGACTCGCCGCCCTCCCGTCGTTCCGCGTCGTCGACGTGACAGTACCGGAGACGGCACGCCCGAGATCGAGGGTCGAAGTCGCGGTGACCGTCCGCAACGAGGGAGACAGTCGCGGGTACTGGTTCGGTGGCATCCAGTGGGGTGGCGTCTTCTACAGACCGACCGTCTCGGTAGCCCCTGGCGAGACGGGTCGGGCGTCGTCGGACGTGCGGGTGAGTGAGGGTAGTATCTCCATACGCCTCCGCTGGCCCGGTGAGGAGCGGTCGTTCTCCATCGACGCGCCCGTCGAGGACACGCCCACCGAGACGCCCACCCCGTAGGAACCACCCCGTCGCCGATCACTGGGTGGCTACTCCCGGGAGTCCGCGTCCACAGCAGTCGGAGTGGCCGCGTTCTCCGCGCCGCGAGGCCGCGTTCTCTGCACCGAGCGTCCACTCGCCGGCTAGCTCGCAGTTCGCGTCGAGAGCAAAGGCTAGCCCTCCGACCCGTACCCACTCTACCCGTCGGTACGGTTTCTACCCGGAGTTCGTGTTTCACACACACCCGGGTGAGGAGAACGGCCGCGAGACGCCGCGAAGGACGGATAGCCACTTTTATTTCGGATAGTGAGCCAACACACCACAGTGACCGTCGTCGACCCGTGGTTCTCCGCGTTGCTGTTGTACGTCGTCGCGCTCGGGGGGAGCATCGCGGTCGCGACCGGTGGAGCGGTGTGGGTGTACCGGCGCGGCGGGGAGGCGGCACGGGAGTTGACGACGTTCCTCGCCGTGGTCGCGGTGTGGGCGACGCTCCAGTTGGCCGAGGTGGTCGGCGGTGGCGAGACCGCGTACGTCACCTCCTACGGGATCGAGGTGACGCGGGCGGTGATGGCGGTAGCGTGGTTCTACTTCACCCTGACGTACGCGGGCTACCGCGACTTGCTCGCGAACTGGTCCGTCAGGACTCTCGTCGGGGCCGGGTTCCTGTTCACGGTCGTCGTGACCGGGTTCCCACCGGTGGCGAGCGAGGTGGCGTTTCGGACCGTTCGCGTGCTCGAGGACCCGATCGTCGTCGTCGCGCTGCGTGGTGCCGGGCCGATCCACCTCCTCGCACAGTTGATCGGCTACGGCTTCGTCGGGACCGGGACACTCGCGTTGGGGGCACGGCTGTTCCGGTCGGAGGCGGTCGGGCGGTGGCGGGCGGGGCTGTTCGTCGCCTCCGCGGCGGCCGTCGTGCTCTCGGACCCCGCCGGGATGGACGCGATCTCGCCGACACCGGGGATCGACACCTCCGTCGTCGGCACCACGGCCGTCGCGGCGGCGTTTCTCGTCGTCGTCTACGGGACGGACACGGGCCAGTTCGTCGCGACCGCCCGCGCGGCGGTGTTCGACGAGATCGACGACGCGGTTCTCGTGGTGAGTGACGACCACAGTCTCGTCGACTACAACGAGACGGCGGCCGCACGGCTCCCGGGGCGGTTCGAACTCGGCGAGTCGGTCTTGGAGACGCTGCCGCCGGGGATCACGACGGACGATCACGTCCGAACGCTCACACCCGGACGGACGACCACGACGGTGACACGGGGTGGGGCGGCCACCCGGGGCGACGACGAGTCGCTCGCGGATGACGACGGCGAACCACTCGCGGGCGACGACGACGGCGAACCACCCGCTAGTGGCGGAGGTGGTGAGCCCCCCGCCCGTGGTGACGGCGGCGAGGCGGTCGCACCCGACGACGGTGGTGGCGGCTCAGGGAGCGTCGATCGCGCCGGCGAGCGACACTTCGAGGTGACGGTGTCGCCGTTGACCGGGACCGGCTCCGGCGAGGGGGCCGCGCTGGTGTTCCGAGACGTGACCGAGCGTGTCGCCGACCGGCGTCGGCTCCGCGAGCAGCGGAACACGCTGGAACTGCTCAACCGGACGGTCGCTCACGACGTGCGCAACGACCTCCAGGTGGTGGTCTCTCGTGCAGACGTGCTCGACCACCAGTTGACCGAGACGCTGTCGGAGGCCACGAACGAGGCTGACCCCCGAGCCGGTGACGAAGCCGACACTGCGGGAGGAGGAGACAGCGAGGGAGACGACCCGGAGGCGCCGGTGGAGACGCCACGGTCGGTCCTCGACGAGGCGGTCACCCACGCGGACGAACTGCGGTCGGCGGCGCGTAACGCGGTCGACCTCACGGAGTCGGCCCGCGAGATCGCCCGAGCGACACTGGAGTCGGACGGCGCCCGCGTCCCGGTGCCGGTCGACCGCACGGTGACCGAGAGCGTCCAGCGCGCTCGCGCCACGTACCGCGACGCCACGTTCCGGATCGCGGAGCCGGTCCCCGAGGTCGAGGTGTTGGCGGGGGAGATGCTGGACGCCGTCCTCCGGAACCTGCTGTCGAACGCGGTGTCACACAACGACCGTGCGGAGCCGACGGTGGAAGTGTCCGTGACGGTCGAGGGGGCTTCGGTCCGCCTGCGCGTCGCGGACGACGGGCCTGGGGTCTCGGCGGCGGACCGCGACCGGGTGTTCGACGAGGGGGAGACGGCGCTGGACAGCGACGGAAGCGGGCTCGGGCTGTACCTCGTCCAGACGCTCGTCGACGGCTACGACGGGCGCGTCTGGGTCGAGGACAACGAGCCACGCGGCGCCGTGTTCGTCGTCGAACTGGAGCGGGCGGGCGGGGCGGCGCCGGTCGACACCGATCACGGTGGCGCGACCGACGACTGGGACGCGGGCCCCGAGATGACCGGCGAGCGAGTGGACGACGATCCGGGCGGGGAGACTCGTGTGGACGACGACACCGACGACCCGTTCGGTGGTGTCGTCGACCACGAGGAGTGACCTGTCGGAGTCACTACTGTAACGGTCTCCAGATTGCACTTACCTATCTCGCCCGTCAGTCTTACGACCGTGAGCCGACAGCTACCACCCAGCGGGACCACCGTACCGACCGATGCTCTCCTCCGACTCGCTCGTGGGTCGACGACACGAGCAGCCGGGACGCGGACGTTCGGGAGGTGGCCGCCGTGCGCGCCGTCGTCGTGAGCGAGCCCGAGCCGGACGGCGACACCGCGGCGACGACCCCCGCCGATCGCCTCGAACTCGTCGAGCGCGAGCGACCGACACCCGGGATCGAGGAGGTGCTGATCGACGTCGCCGCCTGCGGCATCTGTGGCGGCGATACGGCGGCGGTGGCGGACGGCGCAGCGACGACGTACCCGCGCGTCCCCGGCCACGAAGTGGTCGGTCGCGTCGTGGCGACCGGCGAGCGCGTCACGGCCGTCGAGTCGGGCGACCGGGTCGCGGTGGGCTGGCACGCGGGCCACTGCGGTCGGTGTGACCCCTGTCGGCGCGGCGACCACACGAACTGTCCGGAGCAGCGCGTGACCGCGATCCACCGTGACGGCGGCTACGCCGAGTACACGACGGCGCACCGCGACGCGCTGGCACGCGTCCCCGACGGACTCGCGGCGACGGACGCCGCGGCGCTCGTCTGTGCGGGGACGACGGCGTTCAACGCGCTCCGGCACGGTCCAGCGCGGCCGGGCGACACCGTCGCCGTCCAGGGGATCGGCGGCGTCGGCCACCTCGCCGTCCAGACCGCCGCACACGCCGGGTTCGAGACCGTCGCCCTCTCGCGGGGGACCGACAAGCGCGAGGCGGCGTTCGAGTTCGGTGCGGACCACTACGTCGACACGACGGACGACGACCCCGCGAGTCGACTGCGGGAACTGGGTGGCGCGGACGTGCTCCTCGGCACTGCGCCCTCACGCAGTGCGATCGCCGCCGTCGTCGACGGCCTGGCACCGAACGGCCAACTTCTCCTCGTCGCGCCGCCGGACGGCCCGGTCCCGGTCGACGTGGGGCGGTTGGTGGCCGGACGCGCCTCCGTCCGCGGGTGGTCCTCGGGGACACCGGTCGACGCCGAGGACACCTTCGCGCTGGGTGTCGAGGGTGCGCTCGATCCCGTCGTCGAACAGTTCCCGTTGGCGGACGCCGCGGCGGCGTACCGGCGGACGGCAGAGAATCGGACGCGGTTCAGAGCCGTCCTCGAGCCCTGACGACCGGTCACGGGCCCCACAGCGGCCTCGGCCCGCGACGCGAAACGGCCCTCGACCCGCGGCGGTGCGAGTTCCCCCTGCGCCGTTCAGTTCCCGACCTGCGTCGCCCGCTCGACCACGTCGGCGCCGTACGTCTCCGCCAACTCGTCGTGTTGGTCCGGGCGGTGCTCGTACACGTCCTGGAACACGAGGATCGGCGTCTGTGCGGCCTGGTACGTCGCCTCGTCCCACATCCGGTCCCGACTCACGTCGACGGCAGTGTCCCCGAGTTGCAGCGTCGCGTCCCGCGTCATCGCGATGGCACCCTTCCCCGCCTCCTTGGCGGCCTCGAACTCCTCCATCGAGTCGACGATGTCGTCGAGTCCGGGGACGTACGAGGTGCGGTCGACCAGCCGCTCGTGGAGTTCGTCGGCGTCCACCTCCTCCGTGCGGCCGTCGATCGTGAGCCGGTAAGTGTCCGCAGCGGTCTGCTCCAAGTCGGCGTCGTCACCCTCGTACACCAGCGTCCCGGAGTCGTCGGTCGTCAACTCGACGCTCTCGTCGCCCACCTCCAGCAGCCAGTGGCCGGACGCCGGCGGGAGCGGGGCGCGGTTCGCCACCTCCACCTGGCCCGGCGTGAGCGACCAGATGCCCGTCATCCCGAGTGCGCGATTCGCCTCCATCCGCTCGCGGTAGCCCGCCACGTCGCGGATGTCGTCGTACGGGCCGTCGACGGCGATCAGCCCCGCTGCGCTCGCACCGCGAGAGGTGTTGTGTCGCAGCGTCTCCCACTCCGGGAGCGCACCGGTCGGCGTCATCGCCCGCATGTCCTTCGTGTAGTCGACCTCCCCGTCGACCAGCAGGAACAGCCGTTCGAGGTTGTTCGACGGCTTCCCCATCTCTTCGCGGAGCCGGTTGAGTCCGATCTCGGCGGCCGCGCTCTCGACGATCACCGACATCGAGAGACTTCCCTCCGGGAGGCCGTGCTCGGACTCGACGATGGTGAGGAACTCGTCGGCCTTCTTCCAGTCGTCCAGGTCGCCCACCTCGGGGATCACGAACCCGTCGACCTGCTCGCCGGCACCCTCGTCGGGGTCGGCGATGGCGCGCATGTGCTCGAACCCGGTGTGGCGCGTCCCCGGGTCGTCGCGGTGCCAGACGACACGCGGGTGGATCTCGCCGGGGAACTCGTCGCCGTGCTCGCCGACGACGCGGACGATATTCTCGACACCCTCCTCGCGCATCGACGGCGCGGTGGCGTCCTCGTTGTCCGGCACCCACACGTCCGGGGCCTCCATCCCGCGCAGTCGGGCGGCGCTCTCCAGCAGTCGTGCCGAGTCCTCCTCGCCCTCGACGGCCGTCGGCGAGGTGAAGAACGTCCGCACGAACTCGCGGTCGTAGTGGCGGTCGGTGACCGTCATGTGTCCCGAGACACCGCCGGAACTCGCATAAACCTTCGTGGAAGCGACCAACTTCGCCCGAGCGCCGTCCCGGGAATTCGACTCCGAGTAGTTCTCTCGGCGGGCAGATCGAACCGTCGGGCGGTCGTCGGCGACGACTGCGAGCGGCGACCGCCGGCGGTGGCCCGTCTCCGTCCGGCGAAGTCGTCGTATCGGTGGGGTTTATCCCTTCGACGCCCGTGATTCTCCCCATGATACCGCGACTCGAGAACGTGGACTACCTGACGAAGTTACAGTACGTGATGATGGTCGTGTTCGGCGCGTTGACCGCCGTGCTGGCGTTGGCGCCGCCGCTGGGCACGCGTATCCGAATTCTCGGGGCGGGCGTGGCGTTCGGTATCACCATCGGGCTGTGGCTCTCGCACCTGCTGTCGATGGTGTACGAGACGACCGCGGACCTGCAGCGAGGGACTGCGCAGTGAGATGAGCGACGCCGACGGATCACCCGGCGACACGGGTGACACGGCCGAGACGAGCGATCCGAGTACCGGCGTGAACGGGGAGGGCACCGTCGGGAGCGAGTCGACGGGTGCGACCGGGGCGTCGGGCGAGTCGACGACCGACTCCTCACCCGCGTCGGCGACCGGCTCGGCACCCGCATCGGAGTCGGACGACGACGTCGACCTCGCGGACCCGAGCGCGGTCGCAGAGGAGGCAGCCGCGGCGGCTTCGGGCGGCGAGGAGTTCGAGAACCTCGGCGCGTTCCTGTTGACGGTGACTGGCGTGACGGCGATGTTCGTCGCCATCTTCACGTTCGCGTTCCCGCCGCCGATCAACCAGTACTTCGCGGGGATCGTGCTCTCGGTGACGGTGGTGACGCTGATCATCGGGATGGTGCTCGACCTGCTCGGGTACTTCTCCGACGACGCGCGGGTGCTCACCGACGACGACGAGCACACGGAGCCGGAACAGCTGGAGGCGGTTCGTGCGAAGCCGAACGTCCCGCTCCCGAAACAGATCAACTTCGACCAGGAGATCAAGCGACTGCGCGAGCACTTCGACGGGGAACTGCCCCGCCAGATGGACTCGTTCCTCACGGAGTACCAGGAGCTGAAGTCCACCTCGAAGAACCGGAAGGTCGTCGCCGGCAGTCTCCGGGCCGCGTTGAACCCGATCAGCGCGCTCGTCGACGACGAGGAGTTGGAGGAGATGGTCGACGACATGGGCGACCGGCTGTTCGCGTACATCAAAGCCGACCCGGTCGACAACATCGTCGTCACGGAGTACGCGTTCTTCCAAGACGGGGTTCAGACACAGGTCGCCG from Halobaculum sp. MBLA0147 includes the following:
- a CDS encoding RNA-guided endonuclease InsQ/TnpB family protein, whose protein sequence is MEVRRTVPVTLDVDSPDAALLEETIDQFLWAAQYVTDHAFQGEYVTTSKTTLNDETYDDVREATDLHSNHVQSSRNKAAEACNGVVKRWKQGKKASKPHFTSPHLVYESRTATFHDDYVSLATVDGRIEADYVLPENSENTPHQKYLFNDDYEITSAELHRKHGEWQLHICCTADVEIDTSTQATTENGTVLGVDLGVNQLAVTSTGRFWSGDEFDHWRREYEKRRGDLQEHGTRWAHENIQSVGRKEEGRFTQTLHRISNELVAEARETGCTVIAFEELTDIRERTGASWGHKWAFDRLYEYVEYKAEAYGLCVEQVNPKNTSRRCSECGFTHPDNRDGTDFECLKCEYQNDADYNAAKNIGLRYLRGTQTESDGGAPVGVRLNSGTLNVNGEYESPADVSARTGVHAESPPL
- a CDS encoding ATP-binding protein, translated to MTVVDPWFSALLLYVVALGGSIAVATGGAVWVYRRGGEAARELTTFLAVVAVWATLQLAEVVGGGETAYVTSYGIEVTRAVMAVAWFYFTLTYAGYRDLLANWSVRTLVGAGFLFTVVVTGFPPVASEVAFRTVRVLEDPIVVVALRGAGPIHLLAQLIGYGFVGTGTLALGARLFRSEAVGRWRAGLFVASAAAVVLSDPAGMDAISPTPGIDTSVVGTTAVAAAFLVVVYGTDTGQFVATARAAVFDEIDDAVLVVSDDHSLVDYNETAAARLPGRFELGESVLETLPPGITTDDHVRTLTPGRTTTTVTRGGAATRGDDESLADDDGEPLAGDDDGEPPASGGGGEPPARGDGGEAVAPDDGGGGSGSVDRAGERHFEVTVSPLTGTGSGEGAALVFRDVTERVADRRRLREQRNTLELLNRTVAHDVRNDLQVVVSRADVLDHQLTETLSEATNEADPRAGDEADTAGGGDSEGDDPEAPVETPRSVLDEAVTHADELRSAARNAVDLTESAREIARATLESDGARVPVPVDRTVTESVQRARATYRDATFRIAEPVPEVEVLAGEMLDAVLRNLLSNAVSHNDRAEPTVEVSVTVEGASVRLRVADDGPGVSAADRDRVFDEGETALDSDGSGLGLYLVQTLVDGYDGRVWVEDNEPRGAVFVVELERAGGAAPVDTDHGGATDDWDAGPEMTGERVDDDPGGETRVDDDTDDPFGGVVDHEE
- a CDS encoding alcohol dehydrogenase catalytic domain-containing protein is translated as MRAVVVSEPEPDGDTAATTPADRLELVERERPTPGIEEVLIDVAACGICGGDTAAVADGAATTYPRVPGHEVVGRVVATGERVTAVESGDRVAVGWHAGHCGRCDPCRRGDHTNCPEQRVTAIHRDGGYAEYTTAHRDALARVPDGLAATDAAALVCAGTTAFNALRHGPARPGDTVAVQGIGGVGHLAVQTAAHAGFETVALSRGTDKREAAFEFGADHYVDTTDDDPASRLRELGGADVLLGTAPSRSAIAAVVDGLAPNGQLLLVAPPDGPVPVDVGRLVAGRASVRGWSSGTPVDAEDTFALGVEGALDPVVEQFPLADAAAAYRRTAENRTRFRAVLEP
- the aceB gene encoding malate synthase AceB, encoding MTVTDRHYDREFVRTFFTSPTAVEGEEDSARLLESAARLRGMEAPDVWVPDNEDATAPSMREEGVENIVRVVGEHGDEFPGEIHPRVVWHRDDPGTRHTGFEHMRAIADPDEGAGEQVDGFVIPEVGDLDDWKKADEFLTIVESEHGLPEGSLSMSVIVESAAAEIGLNRLREEMGKPSNNLERLFLLVDGEVDYTKDMRAMTPTGALPEWETLRHNTSRGASAAGLIAVDGPYDDIRDVAGYRERMEANRALGMTGIWSLTPGQVEVANRAPLPPASGHWLLEVGDESVELTTDDSGTLVYEGDDADLEQTAADTYRLTIDGRTEEVDADELHERLVDRTSYVPGLDDIVDSMEEFEAAKEAGKGAIAMTRDATLQLGDTAVDVSRDRMWDEATYQAAQTPILVFQDVYEHRPDQHDELAETYGADVVERATQVGN